The Papaver somniferum cultivar HN1 chromosome 6, ASM357369v1, whole genome shotgun sequence genome segment GACAAGCTGAAGAGAAGTTAATAAAGGAGTACTTTGTAACTGGAAAAGTAAGGTACGTATCCacattcttttgttgttgttttttttcattCTACTTTTCTTATTTCTGTAAAAGTACTGCTAAGTTTATACTAAATTATATGAACTTTTTTAAATGCAGCGACTGCGTTTGGAAGTCCAATGGAGGTGTATGTATCAGTGGTGAACACATCCAGCAACTTGTTTTCAATCAGCCATTGGTTAACACTATTTTGGAGTTTAAAATCGAAAAATGGAGACAATTGTTTCAATATGGCGGTGATACCAAAGGATACTCCAAGTCAATCTTTCTCAGCGCGCTTGCATGGGTAAACATTTTGAATACTACATTTTAAAATGAATGAACTTAGGTCTGCAATTTGTTTTCATATAACTTTTAAGTTAGTGTAGGATGCACCTGGCTTGCATCTGTTGCTTGAAATATAATTCTCTCACTAGTGTAGGATAAAACTGAGTTTCATCTAGCTATTATATATAGGATGTAACTGGGTTTCATATGATACCTgcagaaactggttttcatctagcaTTAATAACAGGATGTAATTGAGTTTCATCCATTTAAAAAATATGGATTAACTAGTTTTGATTCAAATTTGTATTCAGGCTGATGTCATTGCGGGAGATGAGTTGGACGCTGCAAAAATGATAAATGCTGAACTGCAAAAGATTGATGTCGAAACGCAACACTTGTTCATCCCAATGTTGAATGAAAAAGAACATTTCACATTGCTTCACCTTGACATCCATGGAAGAACTTGGACACACTACAATTCTCTCCTAGGTTCTTCAAACTATTTAAAAGAAGCTCAAATGATGGCGGAAAGAATAAATCATCTCTTTCAAGTTCAAATTCAAAGTACTAGTATGGATGACGTTGATGTCGTCGTTCAATCAGATTGTCCACAACAGTGCGAAAGGTAGGTCGTTAACTCTTTGAACTGAGATTATAACATACAAACTGAAATGAAGTTTGAACCGACAttactttttttttccagatcgTTAAACTGACATTACATATTCATTTGTCTTACAGTGATGATTCGATGATGTATGTTATCTACTACATGGAATGGGCAATGACAGACGGTTACTCCTTTGAAGGCAAAGATACTATTGGAGAGGAGATGGGCACAAGACGAATCAATCTGGCATATGAAATCCTAACTGATGAGAATAGCTGCTGTAAAGTTTGATGTGTTTAGGTTGTttagaaattttttattaatgtagttCATTTggtaatacttttttttttgttgaactaTGTCTTCGCATACAGTTGTGATCCGTGGATTCGTCTTAATTAAAATATGAACTCTTTTACTGAAAAATGCCTATACTTCAATTTCATGATGGTTGTGTTTGAATATGTTGGCCAGAAATTATTAAATTTGCAGGTTGAAAATGTAACcaggcttggatgaaactggttacatcctagcatgtataaaacttcaatttttttgtcagaatgtaaccaggcttggatgaaactggttacatcaaaGCCTGTATAAAAACTGTTTTCAGAGTGTGCAggttgacaaaaaatagttttttctGTCCATAAGTGATGGatgaaatccagtttcatcctggtcaaaaatctcattttttccagaataggcaggatgaaactggttacatcctgtacAATTAAATTTGAATCTTCGCAAACATTCAAATTTTACAGTGAAAAATTGAAGGGAATGTACAATTAAACAATCAACATAAGACTAAAATATATATACTAtaaaaatgaagagaaatacttGAAAAAGTAATTCCATAAGATATATTTTtatgaacaaaagaaacaatCCAAGGTAAATACTAGTTGCGAAAATATAATTCAAAGTAAATGAATCTTAAATGTGCAACAAGAGGCTGCAGATAAGAATAAACTAATAAAGATATCATGGTAAAAAGCTAATAAAAGATATCATGGTAAAAAAGCTGCACAGAAGAAATGAAGGCTGGAGATGTTCTTAAGCAGGTACTTAACATTGCTTTTTCGCATGAGGATGAGGACACGTCGTCTTGTTATGATGTGCCTGAGTATGGCAGTTATTGCACGTAATTGGTCTCTTGAAACTTGCACTACCTGTGTTAGGAATCCGCTTCTTCTTCGGcctaccatgtttttttcctaCGACAGTTGGTGGGTTCACGATATCTCCAGTAGCAACATCAATAGGCTTGTCGTAATCAGGAATGGGCTTGATAGGACAATCATACGAAGCACGGAAGCTAGCAATGCTGAAATACGGATTAATGTACTCGTAAACATTGATGTTATTTGAATGCATACACGCAATAGCGTGATCACAAGGGAACTTCTCAGTAAACCAAACCCTACAGCTGCACTGAAACTTCGCAATATTAACAGCATGCGTGTGTTTTCCATCAAAAACTTCCCACTCCATGTCACCAGACTTGGTTATTCTCCATTTGACACCAGCACGAATGGAAGCCAACACTTTTTTCTCTAGCCTAGGACAAATGAATCCTTTATACGTCGCCCCCTTCCTCTTCCTTGTACTCATCTGTTCCATAATTTTAAGTCTGATCCAGTTAACAAGTGTTGCAATAGGCATaccttttgcttccttgatccaagAGTTAAAGGACTCTGCAATGTTTGAACACATGTCGCCGTAACGACAGCCCATACAATGTGCATTGGACCAACATTCCACTGGAATCTCACTCAAGAATTTGTGAAGACCATCACATCCCATATCCTTCAACTTTTGCATACCCTGATCAAAGCCTTCATGAGTCGATGAATAGAAACATTATTTGAACAAACCCATCGCAGCACAATGCTCTCCCTTTTTCTTGTTGGTCTTACTGCGGACATTATTCTTCAAATGCTGGTAACACCAAGCATGATAGAAAGTTGGGAAAACATCACGAATCCCTTGGATCAAACCCTCATGGCGATCCGAAATAAAAGTTAGTACACGAGGACCCAAGatagattctagtttcttcaagaacCAATGCCAATTCTCAACAGTTTCAGCTGATACGATACCATATGCCAGAGGAAATATTCCTACAgaaacaaaacaaacacaaaaagaaaaaatcatatcaAACTGACTGAAACTGCTATTGTAcagaatgaaactagtttcattctcTAGTCTGACTTCACCAGTtaaggatgaaaccggtttcatccagtGATAATCTGACATAATTTTATgacatcaaaaataaaagaagacgTACCATTATTCGCATTCTTCCCGGTAGCCGCCATAAGACAACCCCTAAATTTTCCAGTTAGGAAAGTTGCATCCAAGAACAGTACCGGGCGACAATATTCGAAACCAGAGATGCAAGCATCGAAGGCTAAGAACAAACTCTTAAACTCGCCACCTTCAACAACTAAATCAGCCCTACTACCTGGATCGTGTTTCTTCACGGCTTCACACCACCATCTCAAGTCAGTGTATGATTTAATGTCCTCGCCATACAATTCCTTGAAACATAATTCTTTCCCGGCATGCGCCTGATCGTAGCTCACTTCCAACCCATAATCACTTTTgagttctctaacaatatccctgGCTTTCTTGTTGGGATTCTGTTCAATctgctcaaatatcaaactcttgaTAAGTTCGCGCGTAACCGGATCAGCCTTTGTTCCATCACTATAACCAGCAACATTTATGTTCCCCGTTATAGGCCTTGAGGAATAAGTGACCCTTCACATTGGAAGTCTTGGGAGCTGCATGGAACATCCAGTCGCATTCCAATTTCTCCTTGTAATAACATTCCACCGTATATCGTTTTGGATTGCTCTTGACGACTCTCACCCTGCgaccaaaaaaatggttatgtTTCTCAACAACAAGACGAGCTTCATCTCGTCCTccataaaaatattgaccaacacCTTTTATAATAAACTCCCATTCAGCCGCCTCGCAAGATCTTTTAATTGCCAACTTTCCATTGTATGTACGTTCTTGAGACATGGGGATATCTTGAGAAGAAACAAGCTCTTGAGAGGAAGGAATAGGTGACTGAGCTAAAAGCAACTCCGTCATTATAGATGTAGGAGTAACTTTACTGCTGCTCGGAAtatgacaaggattaaccaactgagctctgctagggtctggtgctaaacgaaactcgctcattctactgctgctcggaatatgacaaggattaaccaactgatctctgctagggtctggtgctaaatgaaactcgctcattctactgctgctcggaagatgacaaggattaaccaactgagctctggtagggtctggtgctaaacgaaactcgctcattctactgctgctcggaagatgacaaggattaaccaactgatctctgctagggtctggtgctaaacgaaactcgctcGTAGTAGGTTCACGAACAAAATCAGGAGAACGAAGAGGAACGCGTTCAAATAAACGAAGCTCCAAGAAAGACAACTGGTTAACAATACACAATAACAAGAAAGAACAGAGCTTCACATCACTGTCAACAACATTGCTTCTCCCCTCATAGTCAAATACAAACTGAATTGAGTCTGGTAAAATGATATTCCAATAAGAACAGACATGcgccttcaactcatcaactgtTGACTTCGTAGTAACTTGGTATGGACACGCATCGGTACCCCGGATAACCACACAGAGAAAATGACGATCCATCTACAGGGAAtatataaaacaaatataaataaaTCTGGATGTATTCAATTGAcaataaacaaagaaaaaaataatatgtaAACAAATAAGCAGCAGTTACAAGCATACAATGTGACCACCAACTGCATTCATACAACCCATACTCCAACATCTCTTCCACTCTCTCAACAACCATTATAATCTCGCTACAGCGGCATCTCCTAACCATTATAATGCGTTGTTCTCGCTACAACAACATCTATTAGTGTAAGCTAGTTGGATCAGAGCAGTGATGGTTCTTCTGAAATGTACATCTCATAATAAATGATGTAGAAGAGTATAGTTGACGATCCAACTACAGTAAGCTTACACTAATACTTGTTCATCTCCTAGTAAATGATGTATCAGTACAATGCTCTATGTACTACAATTAAATATCACGAATCCCTCTTCAAAAAAACGCAGATGTTCTCCTCCTTGGAATCCAGATTTGCTCATCACGAATAAACGAACATCTGTGTACAATGCCCTATAAATTAActaaaaccaaaaatggtttgcaTCTGTGTACCATCAAAGTACCCTTTTGGCACAATGTACCACCAAAGAAGCTGTCATAAATTACTATGTACTTCTACGACTACGAGTATTGCTCTAAACAGTTCTGTATAATACTTTCTCCTTCAGCAAGTTACTATGTATTTACTAGCAAAGTTCTATTTCCCTTAAGCCTCTAACACTCAACCAAGTTATCATCAGTAAATACCCCCAaataacaagaaccaatcaatcaATCCAGAGTTCATCACCAATCTTGAAAGTAACATAAGCATCAACAACTGCATGCATAATCTGTGGTTGTGTAAGGTATTTTTGATTCCAATTGCTCACAATAACATCTCTAGGTCTTTCAATAACATCTCTGTGGTTGTGTAACGTAAAGGAGAAATCCTAATAATaacctaaacccaaaattggtttgcatctgtgtatattgcattgaaaataagattactaaaccctagaaaacatgaTTCGAGACAAACCCAAATAATGTCACATAATCAACTAAACTCTGGATATtccaaatcaacaactaaaatcaaaaattaacaaagattaatcttcaaattcataaaaaatcatcaacaactaaaaattacttcaaaatcgacagagaaacttcaattggacataaaccaaatcaaaattatttcaattgaaattTACCGTTCGACGCTATTAGATGACACTTCGATTCAACAGTTGAAACTCCAATTGAAACTTCGATTCAACAAACTATTCAACAATCGTTAATCACCATGATTGATCAACCAAATCTGAAAAAGACACGAGCTCTGAACTTTCGATCGAATTCTGCAGGTGAGGAATAAACGAGCTCTGCCGGGACGGGGGGGTTttgaaaagagaaataaattctctttgaaaagaagagtttagaaggttaggggtattttaggtaagacatatctttttattttaattttcctaggccaaatatccaaattggctatataaacagtatatttttgatttttggctatataaacagtatcaaaagctaagaatctatttcacccaggaattttttgttttggtctttttgaccaattttgtgttaaacTTTTTCTGAATAGTGACATGGTCGAGATTGGACCATTTTTTACCTCGTCGCATCTAGTCCAATAATGACGGATTCCAAGTTTGACATCCGCATTTAATCTAATA includes the following:
- the LOC113290488 gene encoding uncharacterized protein LOC113290488; translation: MTELLLAQSPIPSSQELVSSQDIPMSQERTYNGKVTYSSRPITGNINVAGYSDGTKADPVTRELIKSLIFEQIEQNPNKKARDIVRELKSDYGLEVSYDQAHAGKELCFKELYGEDIKSYTDLRWWCEAVKKHDPGSRADLVVEGGEFKSLFLAFDACISGFEYCRPVLFLDATFLTGKFRGCLMAATGKNANNGIFPLAYGIVSAETVENWHWFLKKLESILGPRVLTFISDRHEGLIQGIRDVFPTFYHAWCYQHLKNNVRSFDQGMQKLKDMGCDGLHKFLSEIPVECWSNAHCMGCRYGDMCSNIAESFNSWIKEAKGMPIATLVNWIRLKIMEQMSTRKRKGATYKGFICPRLEKKVLASIRAGVKWRITKSGDMEWEVFDGKHTHAVNIAKFQCSCRVWFTEKFPCDHAIACMHSNNINVYEYINPYFSIASFRASYDCPIKPIPDYDKPIDVATGDIVNPPTVVGKKHGRPKKKRIPNTGSASFKRPITCNNCHTQAHHNKTTCPHPHAKKQC